One Cryptomeria japonica unplaced genomic scaffold, Sugi_1.0 HiC_scaffold_124, whole genome shotgun sequence DNA window includes the following coding sequences:
- the LOC131865858 gene encoding uncharacterized protein LOC131865858 — MTRGKGMKSKSSNKQGFSQHTPITVNAKDGTEASKSDEVTNLKRLNEHLLTTITNDRKEIDGLKNKLRLCDDANNKLLETVTSDKNKWISCEKDMKGTISELEYKLKEARNLSENHEMLFSQLGREKSLLENRLKESSDVIQELQGLKSELDQTKQLSENLGKLCAQLGQEKNELENNLKKSNDVIKELQNKVTEDRSLWDASKTKLEGTIVEVENKLDSVVQERNVLSQKHKDLCGSYRNEKKGWKKCNGGANMKLKAKMTENQGLWDSYRVNLEGKVAELQNEMTNSKSLNERLLTTITNDRKEIDGLKNKLIMCDDANNKLLETITSDKNKWTSYEKKMKSTISELGQGKNELENDLKKSNDVIRELQDKMTEDRSLWDASKTKLEATIVEVQTKLDTVVKERNELSQKHEDLYTSYRNDKNELKKCNDGAMKLKAKMAEDKGLWDSCRANLKGKVARLQNEILDERKSSQKHQELLTKLRQEKIEMENKFIKINDTTKKLNAKITEDKLLWDSCQEKLEKQVSELQNELNEARVFSQGREELCSELRRAKTDLEEKVLQLEGDLNEARILIKKHEELRSELMKEKNEMQNKVTECNDETEELKAKLAERGFLWDSSKTELEATVAGLQNELKETRLLSLKHEEACIQLRHEKTKLEDELKDLDDTNEELHAKMTENGWLWDTCKANLEGTVIKLQKKLNETKILAHNNQVLYNEISREKSEMETNFHQSINEAKQLKDKIAEEGHLWDISKREFEVTFAKLQNELNEARMLSQKHEDSWSQSEQEKTELENNFNQSINEIQQLKEKLAEDRHKWDSYKREFEITIAKLQNELNEARMLSQKHEDLWSQSEQEKNDLEKTLIGLQNEVDETKILTVKDQELCKVLREENNRIGNKLKQCNDSIGKLNTKVKEDQLLWVCNKEDLESRVAVVQYEKETLIQEYKALWAHLRDEKYELEEKLKECNDRNKELHAQMREDCRLWEACKAKFENSAARLQNNFNKSINEIKQLKEKLAEDKHMWNTSKGEFEVTIAKLQNELNEARMIAELNKKIEEDERLWVTNKSDLERKVAGLQSEKGVLSKEYKLLWAHLTDEKDELENKLRECKDRNMELHAQMREDCRLWEACKANFEDSVAGLQNKLDLMTNEGMILSQEYVELCIECEFLKAQLGDYNDILSSMEDETRSLISLSESNANTVEALQTQVRMITHEHTHLSMKYEELTNENESQKLKLENYNHRLDSVKNERNSLRSTSESREEALLQENGSLKQQVHELQSKLGMWANDYKQVPTDDMLDSETEERQLLTSLSETSDKVMEDPVIENRTVKREALQLYQENQQLQKDISSKKSLIQTKDGNITELNAKKIKLKNAVEVLEEIGRKNTQVLKEYGGIREEQVTRKESEEKRKEGSGRVSHRNQTAFIGNLMSCILLDIEKSDVSRCLSTATKNIILPSDALLCGCPYGWFGGIV, encoded by the exons ATGACCAGGGGAAAGGGAATGAAGTCAAAGAGCAGTAACAAGCAG GGTTTTAGCCAACACACACCGATAACAGTAAATGCAAAAGATGGCACAGAAGCGAGCAAAAGTGATGAGGTGACAAATTTGAAAAGACTGAATGAACATTTACTGACTACAATTACCAATGATAGAAAAGAAATAGACGGGTTGAAAAACAAATTGAGATTGTGTGATGATGCCAATAACAAATTGCTTGAAACGGTGACGTCAGATAAAAACAAGTGGATTTCTTGTGAAAAGGATATGAAAGGTACAATTTCAGAGTTAGAATATAAGCTCAAAGAAGCCAGAAATTTGAGTGAGAATCATGAAATGTTGTTCAGTCAATTGGGACGAGAAAAAAGTCTGTTGGAAAATAGGTTGAAAGAAAGTAGTGATGTAATTCAGGAATTACAAGGGCTTAAAAGTGAGCTTGATCAAACAAAACAATTGAGTGAGAATCTTGGAAAATTGTGTGCTCAATTAGGGCAGGAAAAAAATGAGCtggaaaataatttgaaaaaatccAATGATGTGATTAAGGAATTACAAAATAAAGTGACCGAGGATAGGAGCTTGTGGGATGCTTCCAAAACAAAATTGGAAGGAACAATTGTGGAGGTAGAAAATAAGCTTGATTCTGTGGTGCAGGAAAGAAATGTATTGAGTCAGAAACATAAGGACTTATGCGGTAGCTACAGAAATGAAAAAAAAGGGTGGAAAAAATGCAATGGTGGTGCTAATATGAAATTAAAAGCAAAGATGACTGAGAATCAGGGATTGTGGGATTCATATAGGGTGAATTTGGAAGGAAAAGTCGCGGAGCTGCAGAATGAGATGACAAATTCGAAAAGCCTGAATGAACGTTTACTGACTACAATTACCAATGATAGAAAAGAAATAGATGGGTTGAAAAACAAATTGATAATGTGTGATGATGCCAATAACAAATTGCTTGAAACAATCACTTCAGATAAAAACAAGTGGACTTCTTATGAGAAAAAGATGAAAAGTACAATTTCAGAGTTAGGGCAGGGAAAAAACGAGCTGGAAAATGATTTGAAAAAATCCAATGATGTGATTAGGGAGTTACAAGATAAAATGACTGAAGATAGGAGCTTGTGGGATGCTTCCAAGACAAAACTGGAAGCGACAATTGTGGAGGTACAAACTAAGCTTGACACTGTAGTGAAGGAAAGAAATGAATTGAGCCAGAAACATGAGGACTTGTACACTAGCTACAGAAATgacaaaaatgaattgaaaaaatGCAATGATGGTGCTATGAAATTAAAAGCAAAGATGGCTGAGGATAAGGGATTGTGGGATTCATGTAGGGCGAATTTGAAAGGAAAAGTTGCACGGCTGCAAAATGAGATCCTTGACGAAAGAAAATCTAGCCAGAAACACCAAGAATTGTTGACTAAATTGAGGCAAGAAAAAATTGAGATGGAAAATAAGTTCATAAAAATCAATGATACTACTAAGAAATTGAATGCAAAGATTACTGAAGATAAGCTGTTGTGGGATTCTTGTCAGGAGAAGTTGGAAAAACAGGTTTCAGAGCTACAAAATGAGCTTAATGAAGCAAGGGTATTCAGCCAAGGACGTGAAGAACTGTGCAGTGAGCTGAGACGAGCAAAAACTGATTTGGAAGAAAAAGTTTTACAGCTCGAAGGTGATCTTAATGAAGCAAGAATTTTGATTAAGAAACATGAAGAATTGCGCTCTGAATTAATGAAAGAAAAGAACGAAATGCAAAATAAGGTAACAGAATGCAATGATGAGACTGAAGAATTGAAGGCAAAATTGGCTGAACGTGGGTTCTTGTGGGATTCTTCTAAGACAGAGTTGGAAGCCACTGTTGCAGGGCTGCAAAATGAGCTCAAAGAAACAAGATTGTTGAGCCTGAAACATGAAGAAGCATGCATTCAACTAAGGCATGAGAAAACAAAATTGGAAGACGAGTTGAAAGACTTGGATGATACGAATGAGGAATTACATGCCAAAATGACTGAAAACGGTTGGCTTTGGGATACTTGTAAGGCGAATTTAGAAGGTACAGTAATAAAGCTGCAGAAAAAGCTTAATGAAACAAAGATTCTGGCCCACAATAATCAAGTCTTATACAATGAAATAAGTAGAGAAAAAAGTGAGATGGAAACTAATTTTCATCAATCCATCAATGAAGCTAAACAATTAAAGGATAAAATAGCTGAAGAAGGGCACTTGTGGGATATATCTAAGCGAGAATTTGAAGTTACATTTGCAAAACTGCAAAATGAGCTTAATGAAGCGAGAATGTTAAGCCAGAAGCATGAAGATTCGTGGTCTCAGTCAGAACAGGAAAAAACTGAGTTGGAAAATAATTTTAATCAATCTATTAATGAAATTCAGCAATTAAAGGAAAAATTGGCTGAAGATAGGCACAAGTGGGATAGTTATAAGAGAGAATTTGAAATTACAATTGCAAAACTGCAAAATGAGCTCAACGAAGCGAGGATGCTAAGCCAGAAGCATGAAGATTTGTGGTCTCAATCAGaacaagaaaaaaatgatttgGAAAAGACTCTTATAGGGCTACAAAATGAAGTTGATGAAACAAAGATTTTGACAGTGAAAGACCAAGAGCTGTGTAAGGTGCTCAGAGAAGAAAACAATCGGATAGGAAATAAGTTGAAACAATGCAATGACAGTATTGGGAAATTAAATACAAAAGTTAAAGAAGACCAGCTATTGTGGGTTTGTAATAAGGAGGATTTGGAAAGCAGAGTTGCAGTTGTGCAGTATGAGAAAGAGACATTGATCCAGGAATATAAAGCTCTGTGGGCCCATTTAAGAGATGAAAAATATGAGTTGGAAGAAAAACTGAAAGAATGCAACGATAGGAATAAGGAATTGCATGCACAGATGAGAGAAGATTGCCGCTTGTGGGAAGCTTGTAAGGCAAAATTTGAAAACTCTGCTGCAAGGCtacaaaataattttaataaatccATTAATGAAATTAAACAATTAAAGGAAAAATTGGCTGAAGATAAGCACATGTGGAATACTTCTAAGGGAGAATTTGAAGTTACAATTGCAAAACTGCAAAATGAGCTTAATGAAGCGAGAAT GATTGcggaattaaataaaaaaattgaagaagacGAGAGGTTGTGGGTTACTAATAAGTCTGATTTGGAAAGAAAAGTTGCAGGTCTGCAGTCTGAGAAAGGGGTATTGAGCAAGGAATATAAACTTCTGTGGGCCCATTTAACAGATGAAAAAGATGAGTTGGAAAACAAACTGAGAGAATGCAAAGATAGGAATATGGAATTGCATGCACAGATGAGAGAAGATTGCCGCTTGTGGGAAGCTTGTAAGGCAAACTTCGAAGACTCTGTTGCAGGTTTACAAAATAAGCTCGATTTGATGACTAATGAAGGAATGATTTTGAGCCAAGAATATGTAGAACTGTGCATTGAATGCGAATTTTTGAAGGCACAGCTGGGAGATTATAATGATATACTAAGCTCTATGGAAGATGAAACAAGGAGTCTAATCTCTCTCTCAGAGAGCAATGCAAACACAGTGGAGGCCTTGCAAACTCAAGTGCGAATGATCACCCATGAACATACACATTTGAGCATGAAATATGAAGaacttacaaatgaaaatgaatctCAGAAATTGAAATTGGAAAATTATAATCATAGGCTTGATTCAGTGAAAAATGAGAGGAACTCACTTAGATCTACGTCAGAAAGTAGGGAGGAGGCTTTGCTCCAAGAAAATGGTTCATTGAAACAACAAGTCCATGAGCTTCAAAGCAAGTTGGGTATGTGGGCTAATGATTACAAACAAGTTCCCACTGATGATATGCTCGATTCAGAAACAGAGGAGAGGCAATTACTCACATCTCTATCAGAAACCAGTGATAAAGTGATGGAAGATCCGGTTATAGAGAACAGAACAGTGAAACGAGAAGCCCTTCAACTTTATCAAGAAAACCAACAATTACAAAAGGACATATCTAGTAAAAAGTCATTAATTCAAACAAAAGATGGAAATATTACAGAATTGAATGCAAAAAAGATTAAACTTAAGAATGCTGTCGAAGTGTTGGAAGAGATTGGAAGAAAAAATACCCAAGTactgaaagaatatggaggtatAAGGGAAGAGCAAGTGACGAGAAAGGAAAGTGAGGAGAAAAGGAAGGAGGGCAGTGGGAGGGTTTCACATCGAAATCAAACAGCCTTTATTGGTAATTTGATGTCTTGCATTCTTCTAGATATTGAGAAGTCTGACGTAAGCAGATGCTTGTCAACTGCCACaaaaaatatcattcttccttctgatGCACTACTTTGTGGATGTCCTTATGGCTGGTTTGGTGGGATAGTATAA